A region from the Candidatus Binatia bacterium genome encodes:
- a CDS encoding BamA/TamA family outer membrane protein encodes MRPQAKAAIQLVLLLVLLGEGRAAEESGFMPLERFDARRSWRVTTVEVEGLNFLQRFLYVSKLQTPTRPFWVFWRERPEFHAADLQADATRIERELRAEGFYEAKVEPEVEILQEPRDGPTPDTPGEPGLVRARLVVTLGERVLVCRVDVDLGALPIPSEGMRRLRKNFALVVGRPFTESDYQGAAQQLVDFLGENGYAAASVERRAVVDVPRLCADVTYRAHPGEIAVFGETSIEGLTEVSNNLVEQELAYEPGELYDTRKTAETIRRLRGLRLFNIVRLEPEKVVDGVAPMKLTVTEGPTREIRLGAGYSTEDGVRGLASWSHYNFLGGGRQLSVSARVSQVRRSIAANFLQPYFPTRNMKTYVNFTLGQDDESTYVDDFVRLVPRIDWRVNSETEASLFLTAGYDSLSSVSDASRDALPGFENSGFTVAPGVALRWSRLDDPINPTKGVALGGSVEVANEGFGSDFDWYRLIVDGRAYRPLWGDWVLATRIIAGTIVPYGDTDQIQFWDRFYAGGTGINPVRGYARRRVGPLSASDDPIGGRSVVVGSLELRHPLWGPLQGVLFVDAGDVELSAWQFDPGNVQTGVGFGVRAVTPVGPVELDIGFGLDRGRRLDGSDSDDSLVQVHFTIGPNF; translated from the coding sequence GTGCGACCTCAAGCAAAGGCTGCGATCCAGCTCGTGCTGTTGCTCGTGCTGCTCGGCGAGGGGCGCGCGGCGGAGGAGAGCGGCTTCATGCCGCTCGAGCGCTTCGACGCCCGGCGCTCCTGGCGCGTCACGACGGTCGAGGTCGAAGGGCTGAACTTCCTGCAGCGCTTCCTCTACGTCTCCAAGCTGCAGACGCCGACGCGGCCGTTCTGGGTGTTCTGGCGCGAGCGCCCGGAGTTCCACGCCGCGGACCTGCAGGCCGACGCGACGCGGATCGAGCGCGAGCTGCGCGCCGAGGGCTTCTACGAGGCGAAGGTCGAGCCCGAGGTCGAGATCCTGCAGGAGCCGCGCGACGGCCCGACGCCCGACACGCCGGGCGAGCCGGGTCTGGTGCGCGCGCGGCTCGTGGTCACGCTCGGCGAGCGCGTGCTCGTCTGCCGGGTCGACGTGGATCTCGGAGCGCTGCCCATCCCGTCCGAGGGCATGCGACGGCTGCGCAAGAACTTCGCGCTCGTCGTCGGGCGGCCGTTCACCGAGAGCGACTACCAGGGCGCTGCGCAGCAGCTCGTCGACTTCCTCGGCGAGAACGGCTACGCCGCGGCGAGCGTCGAGCGCCGCGCCGTCGTGGACGTCCCGCGTCTCTGCGCGGACGTCACGTACCGCGCGCATCCGGGCGAGATCGCAGTCTTCGGCGAGACATCGATCGAAGGCCTCACCGAGGTCTCGAACAACCTCGTCGAGCAGGAGCTCGCCTACGAGCCGGGCGAGCTCTACGACACGCGCAAGACCGCGGAGACCATCCGTCGCCTGCGCGGGCTCCGTCTCTTCAACATCGTGCGCCTCGAGCCCGAGAAGGTGGTCGACGGGGTGGCGCCGATGAAGCTGACCGTCACCGAAGGTCCGACGCGCGAGATCCGTCTCGGCGCCGGCTACAGCACCGAGGACGGCGTGCGCGGGCTCGCGTCGTGGAGCCACTACAACTTCCTCGGCGGCGGACGGCAGCTCAGCGTCTCCGCGCGCGTCTCGCAGGTGCGACGCTCGATCGCGGCGAACTTCCTGCAGCCGTACTTCCCGACGCGCAACATGAAGACCTACGTCAACTTCACGCTCGGGCAGGACGACGAGTCGACCTACGTCGACGACTTCGTGCGCCTCGTGCCGCGCATCGACTGGCGGGTGAACAGCGAGACCGAGGCGAGCTTGTTCTTGACGGCGGGCTACGACTCGCTGTCGAGCGTGAGCGACGCGTCGCGCGACGCGCTGCCGGGCTTCGAGAACTCCGGCTTCACCGTCGCGCCGGGCGTCGCGCTGCGCTGGTCGCGGCTCGACGATCCGATCAACCCGACCAAGGGAGTCGCGCTGGGTGGCTCGGTCGAGGTCGCGAACGAGGGCTTCGGCAGCGACTTCGATTGGTACCGCCTGATCGTCGACGGGCGCGCGTACCGTCCGCTGTGGGGCGACTGGGTGCTCGCGACGCGCATCATCGCCGGCACGATCGTGCCCTACGGCGACACCGACCAGATCCAGTTCTGGGACCGCTTCTACGCCGGCGGCACCGGCATCAACCCGGTGCGCGGCTACGCGCGCCGCCGCGTCGGCCCGCTGTCCGCCTCGGACGATCCGATCGGCGGCCGCAGCGTGGTGGTCGGCAGCCTCGAGCTCCGCCACCCGCTCTGGGGACCGTTGCAGGGCGTGCTGTTCGTCGACGCGGGCGACGTCGAGCTCTCGGCGTGGCAGTTCGATCCCGGCAACGTGCAGACCGGCGTCGGCTTCGGCGTGCGCGCGGTGACGCCCGTCGGACCCGTCGAGCTCGACATCGGCTTCGGCCTCGACCGCGGCCGCAGGCTCGACGGCAGCGATTCGGACGACTCGCTGGTCCAGGTACACTTCACCATCGGGCCGAACTTCTGA
- a CDS encoding SDR family NAD(P)-dependent oxidoreductase: MQLDGLGIIVTGAANGIGAATLAAYVREGARVAALDVEDDAGRARVATLGESARYFHCDVSRKREVDAVFADAVAWLGRLDVLAHVAAIEGSGPAESLSEDDWARMLAVNLMGTVFTNQAAFRHMKERGGRIINFGSGAAVRGMVGASHYAASKGGVQAFTRTAAQEWGGYGVTVNAVAPAAWTRMYDAYLERLGEVGREMALETMQRMIPLGGKLGDPERDVAPVMVFLASPAAHFITGQLIAVDGGMVMLGA; encoded by the coding sequence ATGCAGCTCGACGGACTCGGCATCATCGTCACCGGCGCCGCGAACGGCATCGGCGCGGCGACGCTCGCCGCATACGTGCGCGAGGGCGCGCGCGTCGCGGCGCTCGACGTCGAAGACGACGCCGGACGCGCCCGCGTCGCGACCCTCGGCGAGAGCGCGCGCTACTTCCACTGCGACGTGTCGCGCAAGCGCGAGGTCGACGCCGTGTTCGCCGACGCGGTCGCGTGGCTCGGTCGGCTCGACGTGCTCGCCCACGTCGCCGCGATCGAGGGCAGCGGTCCCGCAGAGAGCCTCTCGGAGGACGACTGGGCGCGGATGCTCGCCGTCAACCTGATGGGCACCGTGTTCACCAACCAGGCGGCGTTCCGTCACATGAAGGAGCGCGGCGGACGCATCATCAACTTCGGCTCGGGCGCCGCGGTGCGCGGCATGGTCGGCGCGTCGCACTACGCGGCCTCGAAGGGCGGCGTGCAAGCGTTCACGCGCACCGCCGCGCAGGAGTGGGGCGGCTACGGCGTCACCGTCAACGCGGTCGCGCCGGCGGCCTGGACGCGGATGTACGACGCCTACCTCGAGCGCCTCGGCGAGGTCGGACGCGAGATGGCGCTCGAGACCATGCAGCGCATGATCCCGCTCGGCGGCAAGCTCGGCGACCCCGAGCGCGACGTCGCGCCGGTGATGGTCTTCCTCGCGAGCCCTGCGGCGCACTTCATCACCGGCCAGCTGATCGCGGTCGACGGCGGGATGGTGATGCTCGGCGCTTGA
- a CDS encoding sodium:proton exchanger — MTTTAEDLRDVHPGRQQFSLALAVAATIPGILIRIFDFHLSHPVEALLFGLAIVGAAFMLSWAAEVAQLDISAGLAIALLAFIAVLPEYAVDMVFAWKAGLAVAEYGPDCNPPGGVVASPCSLALANMTGANRLLIGVGWSMVVFIAWYRTRARGRRFEAIELERPHSIELAFLATATLYSLTLPLKSTINLFDALVLVGIFVLYTIRIASAPAEEPHLVGPARYIGGFPTRQRRLAVALLFLFSATVILLVAEHFAEALVATGLALGVSEFLLVQWLAPLASEAPELLVAGLYAWRLNTAAGLGTLVSSKVNQWTLLVGTLPLVFAISSGGLSGLPVDAHQREELLLTAAQSVYAVAILVSLSISTWEALGLFGLFWLQFILGAIVPPEWVLVERVGVSVLYLLLAGWIIARDRGRVPQLLRDGFRTSHAELHAED, encoded by the coding sequence ATGACGACCACGGCCGAAGATCTGCGGGACGTTCATCCCGGACGGCAGCAGTTCTCGTTGGCGCTGGCCGTCGCCGCGACCATCCCGGGCATCCTGATCCGGATCTTCGACTTCCACCTGTCGCACCCGGTCGAGGCACTGCTCTTCGGTCTCGCGATCGTCGGCGCCGCGTTCATGCTGTCCTGGGCGGCGGAGGTCGCGCAGCTCGACATCTCGGCCGGTCTCGCGATCGCGCTGCTCGCGTTCATCGCGGTGCTGCCGGAGTACGCCGTCGACATGGTCTTCGCCTGGAAGGCGGGGCTCGCGGTCGCGGAGTACGGTCCGGACTGCAATCCGCCCGGAGGCGTCGTCGCCTCGCCGTGCTCGCTCGCGCTCGCCAACATGACGGGCGCGAACCGGCTGCTGATCGGCGTCGGCTGGTCGATGGTGGTGTTCATCGCCTGGTACCGTACGCGCGCCCGCGGACGGCGCTTCGAGGCGATCGAGCTCGAGCGGCCGCACTCGATCGAGCTCGCGTTCCTCGCCACCGCGACGCTCTACTCGCTGACCCTGCCGCTCAAGAGCACGATCAATCTCTTCGACGCGCTCGTGCTGGTCGGGATCTTCGTCCTCTACACGATCCGCATCGCCAGCGCGCCGGCGGAGGAGCCGCACCTGGTCGGCCCCGCGCGCTACATCGGCGGCTTCCCGACGCGGCAGCGCCGGCTCGCGGTGGCGCTGCTGTTCCTGTTCTCGGCGACCGTGATCCTGCTCGTCGCCGAGCACTTCGCCGAGGCGCTGGTCGCGACCGGTCTCGCGCTCGGCGTCAGCGAGTTCCTGCTCGTGCAGTGGCTCGCGCCGCTCGCGTCCGAGGCGCCGGAGCTGCTGGTCGCGGGACTCTACGCGTGGCGCCTCAACACCGCGGCCGGCCTCGGCACGCTGGTGTCGTCGAAGGTCAACCAGTGGACGCTGCTCGTCGGCACGCTGCCGCTGGTCTTCGCGATCTCGTCGGGTGGGCTCTCCGGGCTGCCGGTCGACGCGCACCAGCGTGAGGAGCTGCTGCTCACCGCCGCGCAGTCGGTGTACGCGGTCGCGATCCTGGTCTCGCTCTCGATCTCGACCTGGGAGGCGCTCGGCCTGTTCGGCTTGTTCTGGCTGCAGTTCATCCTCGGCGCGATCGTTCCGCCGGAGTGGGTGCTGGTCGAGCGCGTGGGCGTCTCGGTGCTCTACCTGCTGCTCGCCGGCTGGATCATCGCGCGCGACCGGGGAAGGGTGCCGCAGCTCCTGCGCGACGGCTTCCGCACGTCGCACGCGGAGCTGCACGCGGAAGACTGA
- a CDS encoding DASS family sodium-coupled anion symporter, which yields MQAQRRTSAPPALDGEARFELWRRRLGFVLAPVAFAVAWFASADMPQPAHRLAAVLAAVVVLWVSEAIPMAMTAFLGVAAAVALGVAPAQAAFAPFADPLIFLFIGTFILARAIFFHGLDRRFAYAILGMRGVGERPARVLVAYAAASCLLSMWISNTATTAMMFPIGIALLRSLDSLRDTRTAGAFASALLLSNALAASIGGVATPVGTPPNLIGIGFLRREMGVDVAFFSWIALGVPVVVLTFAAMIARLLWSSSERQVHLAGVAQTIAEQRRALGPWTRGQVNTVIAFAVAVVLWITPGVMALVLGQDHPAYRAYTGALPEGVVALFAAGLLFVLPTNLRRLEFTLDWREAVQIDWWIVFLYGGGIALGTLAFTTGLAERLGFALTSLVGVESELGLIALSALIAAALSETTSNTASVNMIVPVVIAFARSSGIDPLLPALAATMAASLGFMLPVSTPCNAIVYASGRIPLTTMMRHGIWLDLAGVIVVTLVVGGLGPLLRGLLGG from the coding sequence ATGCAAGCCCAGCGACGGACCTCCGCCCCGCCCGCGCTCGACGGCGAGGCGCGCTTCGAGCTGTGGCGCAGGCGGCTCGGCTTCGTGCTGGCGCCGGTCGCCTTCGCTGTCGCCTGGTTCGCGTCGGCCGACATGCCGCAGCCGGCGCACCGTCTCGCCGCGGTGCTCGCGGCGGTGGTCGTGCTGTGGGTCAGCGAGGCGATCCCGATGGCGATGACCGCGTTCCTCGGCGTCGCCGCCGCGGTCGCGCTCGGCGTCGCGCCGGCGCAGGCTGCGTTCGCGCCGTTCGCCGATCCGTTGATCTTCCTCTTCATCGGCACCTTCATCCTCGCGCGCGCGATCTTCTTCCACGGCCTCGACCGCCGCTTCGCGTACGCGATCCTCGGCATGCGCGGCGTCGGCGAGCGTCCGGCGCGCGTGCTGGTCGCCTACGCCGCGGCGAGCTGCCTCCTGTCGATGTGGATCAGCAACACGGCGACCACCGCGATGATGTTCCCGATCGGGATCGCGCTGCTGCGCTCGCTCGATTCTCTGCGCGACACGCGCACGGCGGGCGCCTTCGCTTCGGCGCTGCTGCTGTCGAACGCGCTCGCGGCGTCGATCGGCGGCGTCGCGACGCCGGTCGGCACGCCGCCGAACCTGATCGGCATCGGCTTCCTTCGCCGCGAGATGGGCGTCGACGTCGCGTTCTTCTCGTGGATCGCGCTCGGCGTGCCGGTCGTCGTGCTGACCTTCGCGGCGATGATCGCGCGCCTCCTGTGGTCGTCGTCCGAGCGCCAGGTCCACCTCGCGGGCGTCGCGCAGACGATCGCCGAGCAGCGCCGCGCGCTCGGACCGTGGACGCGCGGTCAGGTGAACACGGTGATCGCGTTCGCGGTCGCGGTGGTGCTGTGGATCACGCCGGGCGTGATGGCGCTCGTCCTCGGCCAGGACCACCCGGCGTACCGCGCGTACACCGGCGCGCTGCCCGAGGGCGTGGTCGCTCTCTTCGCCGCGGGTCTGCTGTTCGTCCTGCCGACCAACCTGCGGCGCCTGGAGTTCACGCTCGACTGGCGCGAGGCGGTGCAGATCGACTGGTGGATCGTCTTCCTCTACGGCGGCGGCATCGCGCTCGGCACGCTCGCCTTCACCACCGGGCTCGCCGAGCGGCTCGGGTTCGCGCTGACCTCGCTGGTCGGCGTCGAGAGCGAGCTCGGGCTGATCGCGCTCTCGGCGCTGATCGCGGCCGCGCTGTCGGAGACGACGAGCAACACCGCGTCGGTCAACATGATCGTGCCGGTGGTGATCGCGTTCGCGCGCTCGTCGGGGATCGACCCGCTGCTGCCCGCGCTCGCGGCGACGATGGCGGCGTCGCTCGGCTTCATGCTGCCGGTGTCGACGCCGTGCAACGCGATCGTCTACGCCTCGGGCCGCATCCCGCTGACCACCATGATGCGCCACGGGATCTGGCTCGACCTCGCCGGCGTGATCGTCGTCACGCTGGTGGTCGGCGGGCTCGGTCCGCTGCTGCGCGGGCTGCTCGGCGGCTGA
- a CDS encoding patatin-like phospholipase family protein, with product MAAAPQGPRIAVVLSGGGARGAYEAGVLSYVLDELPQHLGHPVRFAIVTGTSVGAIHACYLAATGATPGSGAKLIELWRSLSLTRVYRLGVADLLRVPLWLLGRVGRPAPAHKPHGQGLALPGLFDTTPLEDIVAHQVSWARIRGNVERGVIDALAITATEIATGRSVVFFESRDGAAPHWPDDPFVIARPTRIRLDHALASAAIPVLFAPRRIDGTFYCDGGLRLNTPLLPALRLGADRVLVIGLRHRRPSDVEDRIARQRELSYLNPAFLAGKVLNALLLDRVENDVQQLRLMNAVFETGLREYGPDFLDRLNRTVEKMRGTPLRVVPCCFIQPSHDLGELAGKSLPSRGARTELADRVAGAAMRAAARGAFTDKDLLSYLLFDSAYTQPLIELGRADAAAQHDELLELLRDVEPAQRAAVS from the coding sequence ATGGCCGCCGCGCCGCAGGGGCCGAGAATCGCCGTCGTGCTCTCGGGCGGTGGTGCGCGCGGCGCGTACGAGGCCGGGGTGCTGTCCTACGTCCTCGACGAGCTGCCGCAGCACCTCGGCCACCCGGTCCGCTTCGCGATCGTCACGGGCACGAGCGTCGGGGCGATCCACGCCTGCTACCTCGCCGCGACCGGCGCGACCCCCGGCAGCGGCGCGAAGCTGATCGAGCTGTGGCGCTCTCTATCGCTGACGCGCGTCTACCGGCTCGGCGTCGCGGACCTGCTGCGGGTGCCGCTCTGGCTGCTCGGACGCGTCGGCCGGCCGGCGCCCGCGCACAAGCCGCACGGCCAGGGGCTCGCGCTGCCGGGCCTCTTCGACACCACGCCGCTCGAGGACATCGTCGCCCACCAGGTGAGCTGGGCGCGGATCCGCGGCAACGTCGAGCGCGGCGTCATCGACGCGCTCGCGATCACCGCGACCGAGATCGCGACCGGGCGCTCGGTCGTCTTCTTCGAGAGCCGCGACGGCGCGGCGCCGCACTGGCCCGACGACCCCTTCGTGATCGCGCGCCCGACGCGGATCCGCCTCGACCACGCGCTCGCCTCGGCCGCGATCCCCGTGCTGTTCGCGCCGCGGCGGATCGACGGCACGTTCTACTGCGACGGCGGGCTGCGGCTGAACACGCCGCTGCTCCCCGCGCTGCGCCTCGGCGCCGACCGCGTGCTGGTCATCGGCCTGCGCCACCGCCGCCCGAGCGACGTCGAGGACCGCATCGCGCGCCAGCGCGAGCTGTCCTACCTCAATCCCGCCTTCCTCGCGGGCAAGGTGCTGAACGCGCTGCTGCTCGACCGCGTCGAGAACGACGTCCAGCAGCTCCGGCTGATGAACGCCGTGTTCGAGACCGGGCTGCGCGAGTACGGGCCCGACTTCCTCGACCGCCTGAACCGCACGGTCGAGAAGATGCGCGGCACGCCGCTGCGCGTGGTCCCGTGCTGCTTCATCCAGCCGTCGCACGACCTCGGCGAGCTCGCGGGCAAGAGCCTGCCGTCGCGCGGGGCGCGCACGGAGCTCGCCGACCGCGTCGCCGGCGCCGCGATGCGCGCCGCCGCGCGCGGCGCCTTCACCGACAAGGACCTGCTGTCCTACCTGCTGTTCGACTCGGCCTACACGCAGCCGCTGATCGAGCTCGGGCGCGCGGACGCGGCGGCGCAGCACGACGAGCTGCTCGAGCTGCTGCGCGACGTCGAGCCCGCGCAGCGCGCGGCCGTGTCCTGA